The window CTGGGGTAACGAGGATCACGGCATCATGCTGCGCACCATCCAGGATTCGGTGATCGAAAACAATGTGGTGGCGGCCAACGGGCGCGGCTTCTTCATTTACGACGCCGAGTACAACGTGCTGCGCAACAACGTGGTCATCAATAACCGCACCGGCGTGCACCTGTCGGCCGGGTCCTCGAACAATGAGGTGGACGGCAACGACTTCATCGGCAACGAGGAAGCCGTCAAGTTCGTCGCTTCGCGCGATGTCGCATGGGGCCGCACGCGCGGCAATTACTGGAGCGGCTACAACGGCTGGGACCAGGGCGGCGATGGCGCCGGCGATGTGGCCTACGAAGCGAGCGACCTGATCGACCGCCTCAACTGGCAATACCCGCTGGTCAAGCTGCTGCTGACCAGCCCGTCGGTGAGCACCTTGCGTTTCGTGGCGCGCCAGTTCCCGGTTCTGCGCGCGCCCAGCGTGGTCGACCGGCATCCGCGCATGCGGCCCAACAATTCTGACTGGCATCGCTGGAATGACAAACATGTCCATTGAACTTGACGCGGTGAGCAAATCCTTCGGCGCGGTCGAGGCGATCCGCAATGTGTCCCTCAACATCGGGCAGGGCGAGATGTTCGGCCTGATCGGGCATAACGGCGCCGGCAAGAGCACCCTGTTCAAGCTGATGCTCGGCCTGCTGCCGGCCAGCGCCGGGGCCGTGCGCGTCGGCGGCGTGGCCACTTCCAGCGCGCAGTTCCGCCAGGTGCGGCGCCGCATCGGCTATCTGCCGGAAAGTTTTGTGAGCTACGACAACCTCTCCGGCCTGGAAGTGCTGCATCTGTTCGCCGACCTCAAGCAGGTGGCGCGCGCCGAATGCGGGCGCGTGCTGCGCCGGGTCGGCCTGGCCGATGCCGCCACGCGCCGCCTGCATACTTACTCGAAAGGGATGCGCCAGCGCCTCGGGTTCGCGCAAGTGCTGCTGGGCGACCCAACGCTGATCTTTCTCGACGAGCCGACCAACGGGCTCGATCCGGAAGGCATTGCCGCTTTCTACGGCATCCTGCGCGAAGCGCAGGGGCGCGGCGCCACCATCGTGATTACTTCGCACATCCTGGCCGAAATCCAGGACCGAGTCGACCGCCTCGTCATGCTCGATGCGGGCAAGGTAGCCGCGCTCGGCACCCTGGCCGAGTTGCGCTCGCGTCAGGTGCTGCCGTCGCATATCGAGGTGCTGATGCGGCCCGGCTGCGGGGCCGGCGTGGAAGCGGCGCTGGCGCATCTGCCGGGCCTGACGCTCAAGCTCGATGGCGACCAGGCCGGCATCGCCTGCGCGGCCGCGCAAAAGGCGCCGGTGCTGGCCGCGCTGGCCACGATGCTGGTCGATGTGACGATCCGCGAACCCTCGCTGGAAGACCTGTTCCTTGGCTATGGAGGCCACCATGCAAGCGCGGATTGAGTGGGGCCAGGTGCGCGTGATCGCCGCCAAGGAATTCCGCGACCGCATCCGCAACCGCTGGGTGGTGGCGGTGGCTGTCATTTTCGCCCTGTTTGCGCTGGCGATTGCCTATTTTGGCGCGTCGCAGCAGGGCGAGGTCGGCTTTCGCAGCATCGATGTGACGGTGGCCAGCCTGGTCAGCCTGGTGATCTACCTGGTGCCGCTGATCGCGCTCATTCTCGGCTACGACGCCATCGTCGGCGAGCGCGAACGCGGCTCGCTCGAACTGATGCTGTCGATGCCGATCACCCGCTTCGAGATTTTGCTGGGCAAGTATTGCGGCCTGGCCGCCGCCCTGGCCAGTTCCACCGTGCTCGGTTTCGGGGCCGGCCTGCTGCCGCTGGCGGCCGAGCTGACGGTGCGCGACGGCTACCACTACGCCGGCTTTG of the Massilia violaceinigra genome contains:
- a CDS encoding ABC transporter ATP-binding protein, coding for MSIELDAVSKSFGAVEAIRNVSLNIGQGEMFGLIGHNGAGKSTLFKLMLGLLPASAGAVRVGGVATSSAQFRQVRRRIGYLPESFVSYDNLSGLEVLHLFADLKQVARAECGRVLRRVGLADAATRRLHTYSKGMRQRLGFAQVLLGDPTLIFLDEPTNGLDPEGIAAFYGILREAQGRGATIVITSHILAEIQDRVDRLVMLDAGKVAALGTLAELRSRQVLPSHIEVLMRPGCGAGVEAALAHLPGLTLKLDGDQAGIACAAAQKAPVLAALATMLVDVTIREPSLEDLFLGYGGHHASAD
- a CDS encoding ABC transporter permease, with translation MQARIEWGQVRVIAAKEFRDRIRNRWVVAVAVIFALFALAIAYFGASQQGEVGFRSIDVTVASLVSLVIYLVPLIALILGYDAIVGERERGSLELMLSMPITRFEILLGKYCGLAAALASSTVLGFGAGLLPLAAELTVRDGYHYAGFVGSAILMGMAFLSISMLVSVLALDRVRASGVAIGLWFFFVLIFDLLLMGALVLSQGRLGSNTFAALLMLNPADVFRLLNIFSSEQAQSMYGLATVMPGGLTDPAVLLAIMAAWVVIPFLLANWSFKCPSR